From Gammaproteobacteria bacterium, one genomic window encodes:
- a CDS encoding TRAP transporter small permease has translation MSRQSRHSWWRRAGEVGRHVENALLVLCLVALILLSTGQIVLRDVFSTGVVWADGLTRLIVLWLALLGAIAASRDCRHIAIDVVTRLLPPRLRVVASVVRNLFTSGVCGLLAWYSWTFVSDSREFGDELLGNLPAWWFQLILPVGFALIAYRYLLRALGSGREAG, from the coding sequence TTGAGCCGGCAGTCGCGTCATTCGTGGTGGCGGCGCGCGGGCGAGGTCGGGCGCCATGTCGAGAATGCGCTGCTCGTGCTCTGCCTCGTCGCCCTGATCCTGCTGTCCACCGGCCAGATCGTCCTGCGCGACGTGTTTTCCACCGGTGTCGTCTGGGCCGATGGGCTGACGCGGCTGATCGTGTTGTGGCTCGCGCTCCTCGGCGCGATCGCCGCGAGCCGCGACTGCCGGCACATCGCGATCGACGTCGTCACGCGTCTGCTGCCTCCGCGTCTGCGCGTGGTCGCTTCCGTCGTGCGCAACCTGTTCACGTCGGGCGTGTGCGGCCTCCTCGCATGGTACTCGTGGACCTTCGTGAGTGATTCGCGGGAGTTCGGCGACGAGCTGCTCGGCAACTTGCCCGCTTGGTGGTTTCAGCTGATCCTGCCGGTCGGCTTCGCGCTGATCGCGTACCGCTATCTCCTGCGGGCGCTCGGCTCGGGCCGGGAAGCGGGGTAG